One Campylobacter sputorum genomic window, CGAATATGGATGGTTTACATTTTTAGCAAAACCTCTTTTTTCATTTTTAAATTTCTTACATGGATTTTTGGGTAATTGGGGTTGGGCTATAGTAGCAATGACACTTATTATAAGGATTATCTTATTTCCTTTGACATTTAAGGGCATGGTTTCTATGAATAAACTAAAAGATATCGCCCCTAAGATAAAAGAAATTCAAGCTAAATACAAAGGCGATCCTCAAAAAATGCAAACTCATATGATGGAATTATATAGAAAAAATGGTGCAAATCCAATGGGTGGTTGTCTGCCAATATTGCTTCAAATTCCAATATTTTTTGCAATTTATAGGGTATTGTTAAACGCAATTGAGCTAAAAGGAGCTGAGTGGATACTATGGATAAATGATCTTGCCATAAAAGATCCATACTATATATTACCAATACTTATGGGTGCAACTATGTTTTTGCAACAAAAATTTACACCTACAAATTTTACAGATCCTATGCAAGAAAAAATTATGAAATTTTTACCACTAATTTTTACATTTTTCTTTATAACTTTCCCTGCTGGATTAACACTATATTGGTTTATAAATAATGTTTGTTCAATTATACAGCAACTTACTGTAAATGCTATATTTAAAAAACAAAAACAAAAGGAAATTGCGGAGGCAAAACATGAAAAAATTTGAAGCTCCAACTTTACAAGAAGCTATTAGCAAAGCTTCTTTGGAACTTAATTGTTCTATACTAGATTTAGAGTATAACATTTTGCAAAATTCAAATAGCGGTTTTTTAGGTTTTTTTAAAAAACCAGCTATCATAGAAGCTATAAACAAAAACGAAAAACAAAACAATAAAGAGACCCAAAAATCTACACAAAAACATACAAAAGAATTTAATAACGATAAAAAAAGAAATCATAAGAAAAAATCCATCAAACCCAACAATGATGCTACAAATTTAAATACAGAAAATTCAAACAATGAAGTTAAAAATAGTGATAAAAAAACAAAAAATCATACCGAAAGCAAAACTTCTATAGATAAAGATAAAGTAAATTCCTTAGTTGATAATTTTTATAACATTTCTAAAAATGTAGATGAAGAAAACAGATCAAATTTAAAACAAGATAAAAAAAACATACCATTAGAAACTATTAATGAAATAAAAAAAGGTCTTGAATTGCTATTTTCAAATAACTGCTTTAACATAAATAAAATAGAAGTTAGTGAGTATAGCAAAGATTGTGTGCTTATAAATTTAGACGGGGAAGATGCTGCACTTTTAATAGGAAAAGAAGGATATAGATATAAAGCATTATCATATTTACTTTTCAACTGGATAAACAATAAATTTAACCTTTCTATAAGACTTGAAATAGCTGAGTTTTTAAAAACACAAGAAGAGAGAATTTCTATTTATACTCAAAGCGTAATTCAAAGAGTTGAAAAAAATGGCTATGCTCAAACTAAAATTTTAGATGGAGTTCTTATAAAAATTGCACTAGAACAACTCAGAGAGAAATTTCCAGAAAAATATGTTGGCATAAAAACATCTAATAATGGTAAATTTATAGTTGTAAATGATTTTATAAAAAAACATGAATGATACAATTACTGCAATCGCAACCGCTTATGGAGTTGGTGCGGTTTGCATAGTCAGGCTTAGTGGACCAAATTCTCTAAGTCTAGCTACAAAACTTACAAAAAACAAAAATCTAAAACCAAGATACGCAACACTATGCGATATTTTTTTATCTAATGGAGAATTTATAGATGAAGGTATAGTTATATACTTTAAAGCTCCATATAGCTTTACAGGAGAAGATGTAATTGAGTTTCAAATGCATGGTGGAATTGTTATAGCTGACACAATAGTAAATGAACTTATATATCTTGGAGCAAGACTTGCTAGTCCTGGTGAGTTTAGCAAAAGAGCATTTTTAAATGATAAAATGGATTTAAGTAAGGCTGAAAATATCCAAAGTATGATAAATGCAAAAAGCCAAAATGCTATTAAAATACTAGCAAGAACTATGCATGGTGAACTTCAAGAATTTGTAAATTCTCTAAGAAATGAACTTACTAAGACTTTGGCATATGTTGAAACTTGTATTGATTATGCAGAAGATGATTTACCACCAGAAATTCTTACTCAAACTATGGATTTATTAGATAAAAATATAGAAAAATTAACTCAAATTTTAAACATTAGCGAACAAAGACAAGGCTTGATAGATGGCTTTAAAATAGCCATTATAGGTAAGCCAAATGTAGGAAAAAGCTCTATTTTAAACTCTATGCTTAAATTTAATCGTGCTATCACAAGCGATATAGCAGGAACCACGCGTGATACTATACAAGAAAGTATAAAAATAGGCACACATTTAGTAAAAATAATAGACACAGCAGGTATTAGAAATAGCAATGATAATATAGAAAATATAGGGATATCGCACTCTATAAACGCAGCAAATGAAGCGGATATCATCATAGCCGTTTTTGATAGTAGCAAAAAAAGCGATAAAGAAGATATAGAAATTTTGGAAATTTGCAAAAAATCTGGTAAAGAAATTTTAAATGTATTAAATAAAAATGATTTAGAGTTCAAATTTGATTTAGAGCTAAAAAATCCTATAAAAATATCAGCAAAAGCAAACACTGATGACATTTTAAAAAATTTAGAAATATATTTAAATACTAAAAATTACGATGGACTTATGCTTAGTTCAAACCGCCAAATAATATCTAGCAAAAATGCACTAAATTCTTTAAAAAATGCAAAAGAGCTTTTAAATGAATTTGAACTTGAACTTTTTGCATTTGAGATAAATGAAGCGATTATAGGCATTTCTTCTATAACAAAACCATTTGAGAGAAGTGAGATATTAGATGAAATGTTTAGTAATTTTTGCTTAGGTAAATAAATTAAGTTTCTAAATTTATAAGCAACTTTTAGTTATAATTTTTT contains:
- a CDS encoding Jag N-terminal domain-containing protein, with the translated sequence MKKFEAPTLQEAISKASLELNCSILDLEYNILQNSNSGFLGFFKKPAIIEAINKNEKQNNKETQKSTQKHTKEFNNDKKRNHKKKSIKPNNDATNLNTENSNNEVKNSDKKTKNHTESKTSIDKDKVNSLVDNFYNISKNVDEENRSNLKQDKKNIPLETINEIKKGLELLFSNNCFNINKIEVSEYSKDCVLINLDGEDAALLIGKEGYRYKALSYLLFNWINNKFNLSIRLEIAEFLKTQEERISIYTQSVIQRVEKNGYAQTKILDGVLIKIALEQLREKFPEKYVGIKTSNNGKFIVVNDFIKKHE
- the mnmE gene encoding tRNA uridine-5-carboxymethylaminomethyl(34) synthesis GTPase MnmE — protein: MNDTITAIATAYGVGAVCIVRLSGPNSLSLATKLTKNKNLKPRYATLCDIFLSNGEFIDEGIVIYFKAPYSFTGEDVIEFQMHGGIVIADTIVNELIYLGARLASPGEFSKRAFLNDKMDLSKAENIQSMINAKSQNAIKILARTMHGELQEFVNSLRNELTKTLAYVETCIDYAEDDLPPEILTQTMDLLDKNIEKLTQILNISEQRQGLIDGFKIAIIGKPNVGKSSILNSMLKFNRAITSDIAGTTRDTIQESIKIGTHLVKIIDTAGIRNSNDNIENIGISHSINAANEADIIIAVFDSSKKSDKEDIEILEICKKSGKEILNVLNKNDLEFKFDLELKNPIKISAKANTDDILKNLEIYLNTKNYDGLMLSSNRQIISSKNALNSLKNAKELLNEFELELFAFEINEAIIGISSITKPFERSEILDEMFSNFCLGK